The nucleotide window TTGTCGGTGACCGGCCGGATATCTTCACCGATCCGGCTACCTTTGTCACCAGGCGGGTGACCGCAGAGGGCTACACGACTGTGGACCTGGCAGGCTCGTATCTCCTGTTGAAGGACGCCCGCCATCTGCGGGAGCTCACACTGTTCGGAAGAATCCAGAATCTCTTCAATCGGAATTACCAGCAGGTCGCCGGCTTTTCGGCGCCGGGCATCACCTGGTTGTTCGGCCTGAAGGGCAGCCTATGACGTGCCGGGCGATTCTGCTGGGCTGGATTGCACTGTTGCTGTGGGGAGTTGCCGACGCATCTCCCCTCACGATTGTCGATGACGCAGGGCGGTCCGTGACATTGAGCGGGCCGCCCAAGCGGATCATGACGCTCACGCCGGGCCATACCGAGATCCTGTTCGCCTTGGGTGCCGGGGACCGCATCGTCGCCGTCGATCAATGGAGCGACTTTCCAGCCGCGGCGAAGGTCAAACCACAGATTGCTCCCTTCACCCCCAACCTGGAGCAGGTCCTGCGTCTCCATCCCGACCTGATTCTCTCAACTCATGGGGGCGCCGACCTGCTGCTGCCCCTCGAGCGGCACGGGATCAGGGTGATGATCTTTGCACCGCGAACACTCGAACACCTTTACCGAAATATCCTTCTGATCGGACGGATCGCGGACGCTGAGGCGCGAGCCGAGAGCTTGGTCGGCGCCATGCGGCAGCGGGTAGCCGCGGTGGTGGCGAAGGTGCGAGACGCCCCCAGGCCCACACTCTTCATCGAGGTTGATGGCACCGATCCGGACCGTCCCTTCACAGCCGGTCCCGGATCATTTATCGATGTCCTTGTGCGACTTGCAGGCGGGGTCAACGTTGCTGCGCATTCGCGGACGGCGTGGCCACAGTTCAGTCTTGAAGAGCTTGTCAAGGCGGATCCCGACCTGATCATCCTGGCTGACCCTCTTGCGCCTGTAAACCCCGACGCGCCGGGACTGGCGGCTCGACGCCCGGGATGGGGACGCTTGCGGGCAGTACGTCTTGGAGCGGTCGCTGCGATCGATGCGAACCTGATCAGTCGGCCAGGGCCAAGGATTGTTGAGG belongs to Candidatus Methylomirabilota bacterium and includes:
- a CDS encoding ABC transporter substrate-binding protein gives rise to the protein MTCRAILLGWIALLLWGVADASPLTIVDDAGRSVTLSGPPKRIMTLTPGHTEILFALGAGDRIVAVDQWSDFPAAAKVKPQIAPFTPNLEQVLRLHPDLILSTHGGADLLLPLERHGIRVMIFAPRTLEHLYRNILLIGRIADAEARAESLVGAMRQRVAAVVAKVRDAPRPTLFIEVDGTDPDRPFTAGPGSFIDVLVRLAGGVNVAAHSRTAWPQFSLEELVKADPDLIILADPLAPVNPDAPGLAARRPGWGRLRAVRLGAVAAIDANLISRPGPRIVEGLERLAGLVHSDRFR